From a region of the Myroides sp. JBRI-B21084 genome:
- a CDS encoding DUF3575 domain-containing protein translates to MKKTFLLLFSLGVITTSIAQNQSDKENKPTVENKNMVKLNLLALSARNISIQYERLITPKTTIGVTINNTPAKGLPFSSSLESFVDDKTTVAQLKQIEFSSFSVTPEVRFYLGKEGFKGFYIAPFVKYGKYNIDFPVSFEYEGKDEFIVVDGSVKGMSGGLAFGAQWRLANNFYLDWMIMGPHFGSAKGTLEGKRALNQDEQTAIKEALADLDIPVVDLEYEVNDNGAKLKLDGPWAGIRAVIGVGYRF, encoded by the coding sequence ATGAAAAAAACATTTTTACTACTATTTTCGTTAGGCGTTATAACAACAAGTATCGCACAAAATCAATCCGACAAAGAAAACAAACCGACGGTTGAAAATAAAAACATGGTAAAGCTAAACCTATTAGCACTTAGCGCCCGAAACATTTCGATACAATATGAGCGACTAATAACTCCTAAAACAACCATTGGCGTAACTATTAACAACACCCCAGCAAAAGGGTTGCCTTTTTCAAGTTCGTTAGAATCGTTTGTAGATGATAAAACAACAGTAGCACAATTAAAACAAATTGAATTTTCAAGTTTTTCTGTAACTCCAGAAGTTCGATTTTATTTGGGAAAAGAAGGTTTTAAAGGCTTTTATATTGCACCTTTTGTAAAATACGGCAAATATAATATCGATTTCCCAGTAAGTTTTGAATACGAAGGAAAAGATGAATTTATAGTTGTAGATGGATCGGTAAAAGGCATGTCGGGCGGTTTAGCTTTTGGCGCGCAATGGCGTTTAGCAAATAATTTTTATTTAGATTGGATGATTATGGGACCACATTTTGGTAGCGCAAAAGGAACTTTAGAAGGTAAACGCGCTTTAAACCAAGACGAGCAAACGGCTATTAAAGAAGCGTTAGCCGATTTGGATATTCCTGTAGTTGATCTTGAATACGAAGTAAATGATAATGGTGCCAAATTAAAACTTGATGGCCCTTGGGCAGGTATAAGGGCCGTAATTGGCGTTGGTTACCGCTTTTAA
- a CDS encoding PadR family transcriptional regulator: MKKQQQLYKGSLNTIIMKLLEQHTKMYGYEITQKVKEITQGELNITEGALYPALHKMEADGFLDVEMDRVDGRIRKYYKLTESGVKETVTRMEELQNFVRNMQNIVNPDLKLDY, from the coding sequence ATGAAAAAGCAACAACAATTGTACAAAGGCAGTTTAAATACTATTATTATGAAACTGTTAGAACAACATACTAAAATGTACGGTTATGAAATTACCCAAAAGGTTAAAGAAATTACCCAAGGCGAATTAAATATTACCGAAGGTGCACTATACCCCGCTTTGCATAAAATGGAAGCCGATGGCTTTTTAGATGTTGAAATGGATCGGGTTGACGGACGCATACGCAAATACTACAAATTAACCGAAAGCGGTGTTAAAGAAACAGTTACGCGTATGGAAGAATTACAAAATTTTGTGCGAAACATGCAAAACATTGTTAACCCCGATCTAAAATTAGATTATTAA
- a CDS encoding DUF3575 domain-containing protein, with the protein MKHKITLLLSLICLCGYSQANHSFGDSKNIVKWNVLGLTSSTLSVQYERILSENISFATTVNIMPQRSIPYFDNVRKTINDAGATDILKDVRMQAYSVIPEVRYYFGKESAQGFYIAPFFRYDRFVLDFPIEYIYKNELAFITLDGSVNGFSGGLSFGAQWQLATNWYLDVNFLGLSYGGANGKLSGKRPLDAEEQTNVKDALSDLEIDVIKYKYNVDANGAEVKIKGPWANAKFAVAVGYRF; encoded by the coding sequence ATGAAACATAAAATTACACTGCTTTTAAGTTTAATTTGTTTATGCGGATACTCGCAAGCTAATCATAGTTTTGGCGATAGTAAAAACATTGTAAAATGGAATGTTTTAGGGCTTACCTCATCAACATTATCGGTGCAATACGAACGTATTTTATCAGAAAACATAAGTTTTGCAACCACCGTTAATATTATGCCACAACGCAGTATTCCATATTTTGATAATGTAAGAAAAACAATAAACGATGCCGGAGCTACCGATATTTTAAAAGATGTACGCATGCAAGCCTATTCGGTAATACCCGAAGTGCGTTATTATTTTGGAAAAGAATCAGCGCAAGGTTTTTATATTGCACCTTTTTTTAGATACGATCGTTTTGTGTTAGATTTTCCTATTGAATATATTTACAAAAACGAACTTGCTTTTATAACTTTAGATGGTAGTGTAAACGGTTTTTCTGGCGGTTTATCGTTTGGTGCGCAATGGCAACTTGCAACTAATTGGTATCTTGATGTTAACTTTTTAGGATTAAGCTACGGCGGCGCAAATGGTAAATTAAGCGGAAAACGACCTTTAGATGCCGAAGAACAAACTAATGTTAAAGATGCGTTAAGCGATCTTGAAATAGACGTAATTAAGTACAAATATAATGTTGACGCAAACGGCGCCGAAGTTAAAATAAAAGGCCCGTGGGCAAACGCAAAGTTTGCAGTTGCAGTTGGCTATCGTTTTTAA